Genomic DNA from Echeneis naucrates chromosome 14, fEcheNa1.1, whole genome shotgun sequence:
ACACTTAATGTTTAACAGAGAAATGTGTTCAGCAGGACACACCGTGTCTCATCTCCGCTCGGTTAATTTCATGTGTCATGTTGAGCCTCAAACGTGCTGACTGGATCCTTACCTGCTGATATCTGGCGCTCGGTTCGGCCATTCCGGGTTTGAACGACTCGGTATCAAACcggaggattaaaaaaaaaaaaaaaaacacacacacacacacacaaaaaaaacaacaacaaaaacacaccagcGGGGGAAGAAACAAATGTGATCGAAGAGCTCAAAGTGTAAACTCTATCTGTACACAACGAGCAGCTCCCTCCGACCCAACGATCACACTGCCGTCAAGCTGCAGAGTCTGAGCTTCAGACAGCCCGCTTCCTGTCGGCGGCGTTTTCCGATTCACTTCATGGCTAAAATATTAAAGCATGCAAATATACGAGAAGATAAAGTAAATATATCTGATAGATATATATCTGAGCTGAAAATGTTGGAGTTGatataaaaaacatattttgtgatATAAAATGGCTGTCGATGAAAtcatttttgtattaaaaaaaaatacattaaaaaaaaactccacggcgttgttttattttgaaaagcgTTACCTAGCGGTGTCCGTTTTATTATCGTTAACTTGACGCTGCTCTCACCAGACAGGCGATTGACGTCATCGGTCACAACAAACCCTCCGCCGCCCCCCTGTGACACAGCCATGAAAACACTGAGCAAAGTGATTAACCATCAGCTCTCAGTTTCATGTGatggaatatttttttatttttacaagttGCTCCTTTTCGGGCCTTTGACCTGAACACACCCGTTAAACTCAGCATTAGTCGTCTCTGTCATCTGGAATCACTAATATTTCTTATTTGGAGGATTAATAATCCCACACTAACAATCATGTCGCACTTTTTATAACACAGCCATATAATTATCAGATGGAGCCTGCTGTTTTTGGATATGATGATGAGGCAGAGGAAAATAGTTGCTCAGCGCaacataacaaaataataactGTATAATAATAAAGGTTTTTTCGATGAAGTACATAACATAAATTTCCGCTAAAtcaatttgtaaataaaaaacagtgcAACTCTTTCCCAGGATACCCAGTCTGGGCTGAACCCGAATGGGATTACTCCCCATCTTCTGTTTTTTAAGAGTATCCTTCAAACACCTTCAGCAaaggtaataaaacaaaaacagatgtaaGATGGTCTTGTAAGATTTTATTGTATCTTTATCTAAAATACAAAGGCAACAACAGCACCTATGACACTTTGTATGCAAGCTGAAGCGATGAAGAAGTTTTATATGTCAACCTGATATCTAGGGTTAGCACTAGTGGTTCTGGTACCGGAGGAGCACGGGGTAAGTGGTGCCTATGTGTTTCTGGTTGTAGTGGTGGCAGACAATCTCCACATCGTAGAAACTGAACTGGACTTTGACACGCTCATTGGGCGaggtgaggaaacagagagtGTAGAGGGCAAACTCAAACTCAGGGCTGACGCCGATGAAGATGCTGCCCTTGGGCTTTATACCGTTCTTCCAGCTGAACTGGAGTGCCAGGATGTGTTTGTTCTCATCAGGctgaagtgagagagaaaaaaaaaaaacacaacccacaacaacacagagagtGACAAAAGAAAGGAGACTGATGAGTGATGGGAAGGCACAAAATACTAGCTGTGGGGCAGAAAGATATTTTGAAACTAGTATGAGCAGGAAGTAAGAGTGAAATAAGCAATCAGTCTTACAGAAGCTGTGCACGCTTCCTGACTGTAGACATTTTAATGAAAGTTCATTTCtactaagaaagaaaaaggttgaATTTTGAATCATTAGGCTTAGATTAAGTCCAACTTGGGTCATAATCGTTAATCAGTATCTAAGAATAATTCATATGATTTTTGATATGtctcacacattttatttagtatggtattttttctttctaactAATAATTCTGACTTTTTAGCTCATaattttgacttgacttgacttgacaaacatttactctttttttatcttgaaGTCTTTGATTTACTCTTAAACTTTGTGCCTTAGaattcttttttctatttctgatGGAAATTGGCCTCCATAAAAACGTAACTTGACGAGACATAAAAATATTAGTGGTCTCGTATGTCAATGTCCTACGCAGATCCTCTGGCAGTTTTCTGCATTATACTTGCTACTAAAGAGAGGAAATTATGCAAAATAGgatataaaaatgattaaatcaaatACAAATGAGTGACAACTCATTTGAAAACATCTGTACAGATGGGATGGGGGATGATGTCCATGGGAGTACACAGATGAGAGTTAACTGCCTAACAATACAGAACATAAAAATAAGAATGATAAAAGTTCAGTTACTGGATAGTTACTGCATAATGTATAGAGATAATGAGGTACATAGCTCTCACTTCCCTTCACAGTCACTTATGcatattttcatattctttttttgaTTCCTTCATTTTTAACTTGCCATTGCACAACCGGGTTTCATTTCACTGCCAGTGTCTTTGTAAAGTTGGATGTGACAAGTAAATATTGTTGATTCTTGTCTAAGCTGCTGAGTGAACGCTGAGAAAGAGCAAACAGCCCTGTAGCAGGAAGTAAGATTTCTCATGAGTGTGCAAGATGTTGAGAGCAAGGTTTCAGAGAGTGCATGTCAATATGGGGGAGTCTGAGAGCTGAGAGAAAATGGAGGACAGATGAGAGGTTGGTCACACAAAGATGGCTGTGATGGTGTGATTTGGAGAGTAAcagatgaaagagaaacaagagGAGATGAGACAGAAATCAGTCTCTATAGTTTTCTATATTATTCATACACAATGCACAATACAAAGTTTACAAATAACTGTGTTAACTAAGCTAATACAGATACAGATTCTTGGCCAGGTTTTAGTCGGCATACCTGAGGTGAATTTGCATTGACGCTGTAGCCTTTATAATCAATGTGTCCCAGCTTCTCTTGAAGGTAGAGTTGGATCCAGTTGTGAAAGCCGATGACAGTTCGTCCTCCTCTTGTCTCGCCAACAAATACATGTTCAAACCCGGAGGAGTCTGGCCTGGTGGGAGACAGGAATTAGAACATGACAAGCACATTTAATGAACACGTTCCTGTTTAAGTAGCCAAACCTGCCACAAATAAACACTTTGGTGAAACACTCCACGCTGGCGGAAGGTGTTAAAAGGAGACAGTTTCACAGATTAAGACAATGTTGCCATTGAGGTGCCAGATTCCGCTGGTGAAGTTATATTTAGGTGTCCTGCCAGATTCCACCCACCTGCTGGATCCTCTTCTCGCATAAAGTTCAAACCAGATCCTGTACAGCTGCTCCTTAAATTGTGTGTTATCCTCAGGAGAAAGGTGCTTCTCGACGAGGTATTTATGGGCtatctgcaaacaaacaaggtTGTCTAACATTACTTTACATGTCAAGCATCAGAGCAGAGGTGGCGATCACTCCCACACAGCCATCCACGTTTGTTTTTCGTTTGGCACTACGTAAATATGTAAGAGACAGTATATCAGACTTCAACATACATGAAAATATGTCGATCAGCTGTTGAGGTGCTTGCTCTATATAGTGTTGTTTTGAGCGATAAAAGTAATACTTTACTCAGGATGGGAGTCAGTCAGTTTAGGTGTATTACATGAATAGTTACACAGCTGAGTGGCTGCATTAGTTACAATTAATTATTTAGCATTAATGGGCGGTTCATGAGGCAGGGGAAGATGTTTATCTCTGAAAAGTCTCCACGGGTACCTTCATGGTGGGAGTCTGAAGGATAGAGTCCAGGAACTTGTGGTTCTCTGCCACCTCCTCTGGGGTTACAATCTCCGGCTCTCCAGTGTCACTCTCATAGTTATCCAACAGCGAGATAAAGGCTGcagatacaaacacagacactccTGAAAAAGTGAGCTTGTGCTCCTTTGGACAATAAGGGATATTTATTGTATAGATCGCCTGATTGCAGCCAAGCTGACAGCACTGCTTTaattgacattttctttttaagtttctAATTACATGCTTTCACTGCCACCAGAGCACGCGCCTGCCATTTAACCTTGCTAAACACTGTGGGAAAACCAAGTACAACAATAGCAAAGAGAAAGGAATCCTCCTTTTTTTCAACAGGACATCAGCCTCAGACTGAACTCTTAAAACCAACTATTGCATAACTCCCTATGTGAGGGCGCTGCTTTATTTAACATGCTGTACCAGCCGATGTCACAGACATCAGCCGGTGTCATGCATGGAAAGACTTGAATGGAAGGCCAGCGGTTGTGGGGGAACATCTTAGTACAGCCACCATATTGAACTCTGCATGCGCCGTTATAGTTATGCAACAGGCCGCTGTCTGTCATAAGGAGATTATGAGTCGATGAAAAAGCTTTACTCTGCAGGGAGGTGACAAGGAGGAGAGCGCCAAATGGCAAATGGAGCAGTGGAATGTGTGATTAGAGCATGATGCAGATATCCTATGACGGAGAAGTTGTGTAAGAGACAGTGACAGACTAGTGCTACAGCCAGAAGAATCCTGTTGGAGGCTGAtccaagaaacaaataaaaaccaaaaaaaaaagcaccctCGTGCATTTACCTAAAAATGTCtcctttttgaaaatgttctcaTCCACGAATGTGAAAAGAGGATATCCTGCTCCATCATTGTTGTCGTTGATGGCCATGCTGTCTCCGGCTTTGCCCTGCACGAGGAAAAGAACCACTCAAATTTAAGCACTGATATTTTGTACATGCAGTAATGCAGCCTCACTGCTGTCTTTTATTTGCTACCACTAAATAGACAATCTTCCCAAGTGTTTCCAGTGATGATGGATAGCAACTGACAAGAACACACAATGACTtctgaaaatagaaatattgAACCAAACATATATCCAAGAAGCCCCTTAAGATTTCTGCCATTCAAATTGGTTGCCTTTCCCATAAGCCTCTgaaaagttttagttttcacAGTCAGCCATGAGTTCTCTCTTTTCATACTCAAGAGGGAACATATAAACAATGTGACTGAAAGATAAATGTTTTGCAGCTCTAAAGCAAGTTTACTATGCAAATAAGatctttatttactttcttaATGTGTGTGGATGCGTAGGTACCTGCAGAGAGATCCTGTAGTCTTTTCCTGGTTGGAGTCTGTTGATGTCATTGTCCCAGAGCTCCTGCACCATGGCAGACagctctctgtcactctcaaTCATGATGTGACTGCTGGTTTGTCTTCCCTCTGCAGCGATGACTGTTTGGTCTCAGTATACGTCTCtaatagacagacagatgaagagcctataaaatgttttctgctgAGAATTTATGTCACATCTCACAAACTTATTGGCAACAGCTCTTGAAAACTGGCATTCTCATAATAAATACTTAGGTTTGCAGTTTAAATAATATTCAAGAGGAAAAACGAATGCGTGAGCTGCTTCTTTTAAACTTATATATTATTGATTTACAGCTTCAGTTTGCGGTGAAATTGTGTGACAAAGGCCTGAAATAATTTGTACATATTATGGCAAACTTGGACGGACATTTAAGAATGAACATTTTGGGATTTGGTTGTGGAAAATTAGATTCTAGATGTTTTGAAATTTGTTTCCCTTGTTTGAATCTTTTTGTACTATTTAAATCTAGACATTCCCAAAgtggtttattttcatttttggtttcatattttataatcCCTCACTTAAGATGGACTTAATTTATAGAgccactgtaaaaaaaaaacaccaagacaaacaaacaaacaaaaaaaaaaaaaaaaaaaaaaaaacccaaccaaacaAGAAACTTTGTTATGGAGTTTAGATCCAGGCCCAGTTACAGTACACAGCACATCAGGAGCCAATCAGATGTGTTTGGGATGTGTATGGGAGAAAGTCATCCCATAATCATTCCATAACCCCAAGAAAGTTATGCTGTAACATAAAATttattatgtatgtatatctAATACCTTAAATGAGGGATCAGTGATTGTTAAGTACTAATTTGTAAAATATGGGAAGAGTTTAACTCC
This window encodes:
- the endou2 gene encoding uridylate-specific endoribonuclease B, with the protein product MIESDRELSAMVQELWDNDINRLQPGKDYRISLQGKAGDSMAINDNNDGAGYPLFTFVDENIFKKETFLAFISLLDNYESDTGEPEIVTPEEVAENHKFLDSILQTPTMKIAHKYLVEKHLSPEDNTQFKEQLYRIWFELYARRGSSRPDSSGFEHVFVGETRGGRTVIGFHNWIQLYLQEKLGHIDYKGYSVNANSPQPDENKHILALQFSWKNGIKPKGSIFIGVSPEFEFALYTLCFLTSPNERVKVQFSFYDVEIVCHHYNQKHIGTTYPVLLRYQNH